One genomic window of Leptospira saintgironsiae includes the following:
- a CDS encoding DUF1987 domain-containing protein, which translates to MESLHIQQTKTSPEIILESDKGLAEIIGESYPENAMAFYKPVFDWLSAIQTANKQIQFRFQMDYFNTSSSKVIMDILDNLQKYHDKGGKVEVEWLYKEDDEDMQETGEEFSSDLSLPFKMKSYK; encoded by the coding sequence ATGGAATCCTTACATATACAACAGACTAAAACTTCACCGGAAATCATCTTAGAATCAGATAAGGGGCTCGCAGAAATTATCGGAGAATCTTATCCGGAAAACGCAATGGCGTTTTATAAACCAGTCTTTGATTGGTTGTCTGCAATCCAAACTGCAAACAAACAGATCCAGTTCCGTTTTCAAATGGATTATTTTAATACCAGTTCTTCCAAAGTGATCATGGATATTTTGGACAACCTCCAGAAATATCATGACAAAGGTGGAAAGGTAGAAGTCGAGTGGCTTTATAAAGAAGACGACGAAGACATGCAGGAAACCGGAGAAGAATTCTCTTCCGATTTGTCCCTGCCTTTCAAAATGAAATCTTATAAATAA
- a CDS encoding SiaB family protein kinase: MENEVINLFKTYQETSEYNLLVSFKGRLSQEVLTELGSMIRTSLSTESKIKKIFAVFIELAQNMLHYSAERKINEEQKEAGVGILIVRENSVGYHVASGNLVLNEKIEFLTERIQKINSMSKDELKSFYQQQLRSERPEDSKGAGVGLIDIARKSDGPLVFRFDKLDNKLSFFTISAFFTKEN, encoded by the coding sequence ATGGAAAATGAAGTCATAAATCTATTTAAGACTTATCAGGAAACCAGCGAATACAATCTGCTCGTATCCTTTAAGGGCAGACTGTCCCAGGAAGTTCTAACTGAGTTAGGATCTATGATCCGGACTTCTTTGAGCACGGAATCGAAAATAAAGAAAATTTTCGCGGTATTTATTGAACTAGCGCAAAATATGCTGCACTACTCCGCTGAACGAAAAATTAACGAAGAGCAGAAAGAAGCAGGCGTAGGGATCCTCATAGTTAGGGAAAATTCGGTTGGCTACCATGTTGCTTCGGGAAATTTGGTACTAAACGAGAAGATCGAATTTTTGACCGAAAGGATCCAAAAAATCAACTCCATGAGTAAGGACGAATTAAAGTCCTTCTACCAACAGCAACTTAGATCGGAGAGGCCGGAAGATAGCAAAGGAGCAGGTGTGGGATTAATCGATATCGCCAGGAAGTCAGACGGACCTCTGGTGTTTCGTTTCGACAAATTGGATAACAAACTGTCCTTTTTTACAATCTCCGCATTCTTTACGAAGGAAAACTAA